The following proteins are encoded in a genomic region of Sesamum indicum cultivar Zhongzhi No. 13 linkage group LG8, S_indicum_v1.0, whole genome shotgun sequence:
- the LOC105169133 gene encoding transcription factor bHLH100: MPSTSPIADPLNDIESPEFLSPFDDSWPLYQEILRQTWAPADRDETVNTEIHSNRMDHEAATMIMNSADVVDHVDEQQPILDKGLELMKIRCNPKNSKTRRSRSCKLIRNNNERSTTAGMEQSAEEGPSDVVAKKLDHNAKERIRRMKLNASYLALRSLLPDSRRSKKRWSAPAIVERVVKYIPELENEVEALRSKKDNIVQQSSTSKKKIASAEHQNLTVCVNKINQEEAVVQVCMGSREDDEDGEVVGFTNLLQAVEDDEGICNIKSASTVDVCESRICCHLHIQVNQSSSEAEGYIEELKDKIISRLI; the protein is encoded by the exons ATGCCTAGTACTTCACCCATCGCTGATCCCCTCAACGACATCGAGAGCCCCGAATTCTTGAGCCCATTCGATGATTCTTGGCCGCTCTATCAAGAAATACTGAGACAAACTTGGGCCCCAGCTGATCGTGATGAGACCGTTAACACGGAGATTCACAGTAATCGAATGGATCATGAGGCCGCCACCATGATCATGAATTCAGCAGATGTAGTTGATCATGTTGATGAGCAACAGCCTATATTGGACAAAGGGTTGGAATTGATGAAGATTAGATGCAACCCTAAGAACTCGAAAACAAGGAGATCAAGAAGctgcaaattaattagaaataacaACGAGAGGAGTACTACTGCAGGCATGGAACAAAGTGCAGAAGAAGGGCCATCCGACGTGGTCGCCAAGAAGCTGGACCATAATGCCAAGGAGAGGATCCGAAGGATGAAGCTCAATGCATCTTATCTTGCTCTCCGTTCCTTGCTGCCCGATTCAAGAAGATCGAAg AAGAGATGGAGTGCACCAGCCATAGTTGAGAGAGTGGTGAAGTACATCCCGGAGCTGGAAAACGAGGTGGAAGCACTGAGATCCAAGAAGGACAACATTGTGCAGCAATCATCAACTTCAAAGAAGAAGATTGCAAGTGCAGAACACCAAAATCTCACGGTTTGTGTGAACAAAATTAATCAAGAAGAAGCAGTTGTTCAAGTTTGCATGGGTAGTCgagaagatgatgaagatggAGAAGTAGTGGGATTCACAAATCTATTGCAAGCGGTGGAAGATGATGAGGGCATTTGCAATATCAAGAGTGCTTCCACAGTTGATGTATGTGAGAGCAGAATCTGCTGCCATTTACACATCCAG GTAAACCAAAGTTCCTCTGAAGCTGAGGGCTACATTGAGGAACTGAAGGACAAGATCATTTCTCGGCTCATATGA
- the LOC105169131 gene encoding putative transferase At1g60990, chloroplastic codes for MSSLFAAISCTYTLQRSLHAPLSRTLRKDAFWCHQKRNKKRLSVACALPFDISPPPIDLDPLETIIDPEAEASGEVTADTYGNDDEAVDAVDNGVAVVDLSNYGRIRVSGEDRIQFLHNQTTANFECLDEGQGCDTVFVTPTARTIDISHAWVMKNAIVLVVSPMTCGSIIEMLKKYIFFADKVEIQDITEQTSMFALLGPKSNKIMEDLNLGDLVGQPYGSHKHYSVGGMPLTVAVGSITSVEGFTFMMSPAVAGSVWKALLGQGAISMGSSTWETLRILRGRPTPGKELTDEFNVLEAGLWRAVSLNKGCYKGQETISRLVTYDGIKQRLWGIRLSSPVGPCSIITIDGKKVGKLTSFTAGTKSSGPFGLGYIKRRAASESDSVTVGDSVIGTLVEVPFLREQLPPPKP; via the exons ATGTCTTCCCTCTTTGCTGCCATTTCTTGTACTTACACCCTCCAGCGTTCCCTCCACGCGCCGCTGTCTCGCACGCTGCGAAAGGATGCGTTTTGGTGCCATCAAAAGAGGAACAAGAAGCGATTGTCTGTAGCTTGTGCGTTGCCTTTCGACATCTCCCCGCCTCCCATTGACCTCGACCCCCTC GAGACAATTATTGATCCTGAAGCGGAAGCATCGGGAGAAGTGACAGCGGATACATATGGCAATGATGACGAGGCAGTGGATGCAGTTGACAATGGTGTTGCG GTTGTGGATCTTTCAAATTATGGCCGAATAAGAG TCAGTGGGGAAGATCGGATTCAGTTTCTTCACAATCAAACTACTGCAAACTTTGAATGTCTTGATGAAGGCCAG GGGTGTGATACAGTTTTTGTTACACCAACTGCTCGCACAATTGATATATCTCATGCATGGGTCATG AAAAATGCAATAGTGCTGGTGGTCTCACCGATGACTTGTGGAAGCATAATTGAAATGCTGAAGAA GTACATATTTTTTGCTGACAAGGTGGAAATACAAGATATCACCGAGCAGACTAGCATGTTTGCGTTATTAGGACCTAAAAGCAACAAA ATAATGGAGGACTTGAATCTAGGAGATCTTGTTGGACAACCATATGGCTCTCACAAACATTACAGT GTTGGTGGGATGCCACTGACTGTGGCAGTAGGAAGTATCACTTCGGTGGAAGGTTTCACATTTATGATGTCTCCAGCTGTTGCTGGATCAGTCTGGAAGGCTCTTTTAGGTCAGGGTGCAATTTCTATGGGTTCCAGTACTTGGGAGACACTGAGGATTCTTCGAG GAAGACCAACTCCTGGCAAAGAACTCACAGATGAATTTAATGTTTTAGAGGCTGGTCTCTGGAGAGCTGTCTCTTTGAATAAAG GCTGTTATAAAGGACAAGAGACCATTTCAAGACTTGTAACTTATGATGGAATCAAGCAGAGATTATGGGGGATCCGTTTATCCTCTCCAGTGGGACCATGCAGCATCATCACAATTGATGGGAAGAAG GTAGGAAAATTGACGAGCTTCACAGCTGGTACAAAATCATCCGGGCCATTTGGATTAGGATATATTAAGAGGAGGGCAGCTTCAGAGAGCGACTCTGTAACTGTTGGTGACAGCGTCATTGGGACACTGGTAGAAGTTCCCTTTCTTAGGGAACAACTTCCACCACCAAAGCCTTAG
- the LOC105169132 gene encoding importin-4 isoform X1 produces the protein MAQSLELLLIQFLMPDNDARRQAEDQIKRLAKDPQVVPSLIHHLRTAKTPNVRQLAAVLLRKKITGHWGKLSPQLRQLVKQSLIESITVEHSPPVRRASANVVSIIAKYAVPAGEWPDLLPFLFQCSQSAQEEHREVALILFSSLTETIGNSFRPYFADLQSLLLKCLQDETSNRVRVAALKAVGSFLEFTHDEAEVIKFREFIPSILNVSRQCLASGEEDVAVIAFEIFDELIESPAPLLGESVKAIVQFSLEVCASPNLESNTRHQAIQIISWLAKYKSSSLKKYKLVGPILQIMCPLLAESTNRDEDDDLAPDRAAAEVIDTMALNLPKQVFPPVFEFASLSSQNANPKFREASVTALGVISEGCLELMKDKLEPVLHITLGALRDPEQMVRGAASFALGQFAEHLQPEIVSHHESVLPCILNALEDTSDEVKEKSYYALAAFCENMGEEILPFLDPLMGKLLGALQSSPRNLQETCMSAIGSVASAAEQAFVPYAERVLELMKIFMVLTNDEDLRSRARATELAGIVAMSVGRLRMEPILPAFVEAAISGFVLEFSELREYTHGFFSNVAELLEDGFTQYLPHVVPLAFSSCNLDDGSAVDIDDSDEDENVNGFGGVSSDDEAHDEPRVRNISVRTGVLDEKAAATQALGLFALHTKSSYAPYIEETLKILVRHSTYFHEDVRLQAIISLKYILTAIRAVFQNHNEGITKIKEVLDTVMNIYIKTMSEDDDKEVVAQACMSIADITNDFGYMAVEPYMPRLVEATLVLLREESSCQLIESDSEIDDDDKEHDEVLMDAVSDLLPAFAKVMGAQFAPIFSKLFEPLMKFAKQSRPPQDRTMVVATLAEVAQHMGAPIAGYVDAVMHLVLKELGSPEATNRRNAAFCVGELCKNGGNSVLKYYADVLPRLYPLFGESEPDNAVRDNAAGAVARMIMAHPESIPLNQVLPVLLQVLPLKEDYEESTSVYGCICNLVLSSNAQILSLVPQLVNIFAQVAVSPVETPEVKVHIGRAFSHLISLYGHQMQPLLGNLPPAHANALAAIAPKS, from the exons ATGGCGCAGTCGCTGGAGCTTTTGTTGATTCAATTCCTGATGCCGGACAACGACGCTCGGCGGCAGGCGGAGGATCAAATTAAGCGGTTGGCGAAGGATCCACAGGTGGTGCCTTCCCTAATACACCACCTCCGCACAGCCAAGACCCCGAATGTCCGCCAACTCGCCGCTGTTCTCCTCCGGAAGAAGATCACCGGGCACTGGGGAAAGTTATCACCGCAGCTCCGCCAGCTAGTCAAACAGTCACTCATTGAAAGTATTACTGTGGAACACAG TCCTCCGGTGAGGCGAGCTAGTGCAAATGTGGTTAGTATCATCGCAAAATATGCTGTCCCGGCTGGAGAATGGCCTGATTTGTTGCCATTTCTATTCCAATGTAGTCAAAGCGCACAAGAAGAGCATAGAGAA GTGGCATTGATACTCTTCAGCTCATTGACAGAAACTATTGGGAATTCATTTCGGCCGTACTTTGCAGATTTGCAATCTCTGCTACTGAAGTGCCTACAAGATGAGACCAGTAATCGTGTTAGAGTTGCTGCTCTCAA GGCAGTTGGTTCTTTTCTAGAGTTCACTCATGACGAGGCAGAAGTA ATCAAGTTCAGAGAGTTTATTCCCAGCATTTTGAATGTATCGAGGCAATGCCTTGCTTCTGGTGAAGAGGATGTTGCTGTCATTGCCTTCGAGATATTTGATGAGTTAATCGAGTCCCCTGCTCCTCTTCTTGGGGAGTCTGTAAAAGCCATAGTTCAATTTTCTCTTGAAGTTTGTGCTAGTCCGAATCTGGAATCTAATACACGCCATCAG GCgattcaaataatttcatggcttgcaaaatataaatcaagttCGCTCAAAAAGTATAAGCTGGTTGGACCGATCCTGCAAATTATGTGCCCTTTACTTGCAGAATCAACTAACCGGGATGAGGATGATGATCTTGCACCTGACCGAGCTGCTGCAGAAGTTATTGATACGATGGCTTTGAATCTGCCAAAGCAAGTATTTCCGCCTGTTTTTGAATTTGCTTCCTTAAGCAGTCAGAATGCCAATCCGAAGTTCAGGGAAGCTTCAGTTACAGCTTTAGGTGTTATTTCGGAGGGTTGTTTGGAGTTGATGAAAGACAAACTGGAACCTGTTCTTCATATTACTTTGGGGGCTCTTAGAGATCCTGAACAAATGGTACGAGGGGCTGCGTCCTTTGCTCTTGGTCAATTCGCTGAGCATCTACAGCCTGAAATTGTATCTCACCATGAAAGTGTTCTTCCATGTATTTTGAATGCTCTAGAGGATACATCTGATGAAGTCAAG gAGAAGTCTTATTATGCATTGGCAGCATTTTGTGAGAACATGGGTGAAGAAATTCTTCCTTTTCTAGATCCTTTGATGGGAAAACTACTTGGCGCCCTCCAAAGTAGCCCACGTAATTTGCAGGAGACGTGCATG TCTGCAATCGGTTCAGTGGCATCTGCTGCAGAACAAGCTTTTGTTCCATATGCTGAAAGGGTTCTCGAGTTGATGAAAATCTTTATGGTACTTACTAATGATGAGGACCTTCGGTCACGAGCAAGGGCTACCGAGTTGGCGGGAATAGTTGCAATGTCTGTTGGGAGGTTAAGAATGGAACCAATTTTGCCTGCCTTCGTCGAAGCTGCAATATCT GGTTTTGTGTTGGAGTTTAGTGAGCTTCGAGAGTACACTCATGGATTCTTCAGCAATGTGGCCGAACTTTTAGAAGATGGGTTCACTCag TACCTTCCACATGTAGTTCCTCTGGCCTTTTCGTCCTGCAACCTTGATGATGGCTCTGCTGTGGATATTGATGATTCTGATGAGGATGAAAATGTCAATGGTTTTGGTGGTGTCTCATCTGATGACGAAGCACATGATGAACCAAGAGTTCGTAATATTAGTGTAAGAACAGgtgttttggatgaaaaagCAGCTGCTACTCAAGCCCTTGGCTTATTTGCTCTGCACACAAAGAGCTCCTACGCACC GTACATAGAGGAGACTCTGAAGATTCTAGTTAGGCACTCGACATACTTTCACGAGGATGTTCGTCTTCAGGCTATAATTTCACTGAAAT ATATTTTGACAGCCATACGAGCAGTTTTCCAGAATCATAAT GAAGGAATTACAAAGATTAAAGAGGTTCTTG ATACTGtgatgaatatttatataaagacAATGTCTGAAGATGATGACAAGGAAGTTGTTGCTCAAGCCTGCATGAGCATTGCCGACATCACCAATGATTTTGGATATATGGCTGTTGAGCCTT ACATGCCTCGCCTTGTTGAAGCCACTTTGGTACTGCTTAGAGAGGAATCTAGTTGTCAGTTGATAGAATCGGACAGTGAGATAGATGACGATGATAAGGAGCATGATGAAGTGCTCATGGACGCAGTGTCTGACCTCCTTCCAGCATTTGCAAAGGTAATGGGTGCCCAATTCGCTCCAATATTCTCAAAGCTGTTTGAGCCTCTGATGAAATTTGCG AAACAATCACGCCCACCACAAGACAGGACAATGGTTGTTGCAACCCTTGCAGAAGTTGCTCAGCATATGGGTGCTCCAATTGCTGGCTATGTTGAT GCTGTGATGCATCTTGTACTCAAAGAATTAGGATCCCCTGAGGCAACCAATCGAAGAAATGCTGCATTTTGTGTGGGTGAGCTGTGCAAAAATGGTGGCAACTCAGTTCTGAA atacTATGCTGATGTTTTACCTCGCCTTTATCCATTATTTGGGGAATCTGAGCCAGATAATGCGGTGAGGGACAATGCCGCTGGTGCAGTGGCAAGGATGATAATGGCTCACCCAGAGTCCATTCCACTTAACCAG GTGCTACCTGTTTTGCTGCAAGTGCTTCCATTGAAAGAGGATTACGAAGAATCTACATCAGTATATGGATGCATATGTAATCTAGTTTTATCATCTAATGCTCAG ATACTGTCTTTGGTCCCACAGCTGGTTAATATATTTGCGCAAGTCGCTGTGTCACCCGTTGAAACTCCTGAAGTTAAGGTGCATATAGGCAGAGCATTCTCTCACCTGATATCACTTTATGGTCATCAAATGCAGCCTCTTTTGGGCAACCTTCCACCTGCACATGCCAATGCTCTAGCAGCAATTGCACCTAAGAGTTGA
- the LOC105169132 gene encoding importin-4 isoform X2, producing the protein MAQSLELLLIQFLMPDNDARRQAEDQIKRLAKDPQVVPSLIHHLRTAKTPNVRQLAAVLLRKKITGHWGKLSPQLRQLVKQSLIESITVEHSPPVRRASANVVSIIAKYAVPAGEWPDLLPFLFQCSQSAQEEHREVALILFSSLTETIGNSFRPYFADLQSLLLKCLQDETSNRVRVAALKAVGSFLEFTHDEAEVIKFREFIPSILNVSRQCLASGEEDVAVIAFEIFDELIESPAPLLGESVKAIVQFSLEVCASPNLESNTRHQAIQIISWLAKYKSSSLKKYKLVGPILQIMCPLLAESTNRDEDDDLAPDRAAAEVIDTMALNLPKQVFPPVFEFASLSSQNANPKFREASVTALGVISEGCLELMKDKLEPVLHITLGALRDPEQMVRGAASFALGQFAEHLQPEIVSHHESVLPCILNALEDTSDEVKEKSYYALAAFCENMGEEILPFLDPLMGKLLGALQSSPRNLQETCMSAIGSVASAAEQAFVPYAERVLELMKIFMVLTNDEDLRSRARATELAGIVAMSVGRLRMEPILPAFVEAAISGFVLEFSELREYTHGFFSNVAELLEDGFTQYLPHVVPLAFSSCNLDDGSAVDIDDSDEDENVNGFGGVSSDDEAHDEPRVRNISVRTGVLDEKAAATQALGLFALHTKSSYAPYIEETLKILVRHSTYFHEDVRLQAIISLKYILTAIRAVFQNHNEGITKIKEVLDTVMNIYIKTMSEDDDKEVVAQACMSIADITNDFGYMAVEPYMPRLVEATLVLLREESSCQLIESDSEIDDDDKEHDEVLMDAVSDLLPAFAKKQSRPPQDRTMVVATLAEVAQHMGAPIAGYVDAVMHLVLKELGSPEATNRRNAAFCVGELCKNGGNSVLKYYADVLPRLYPLFGESEPDNAVRDNAAGAVARMIMAHPESIPLNQVLPVLLQVLPLKEDYEESTSVYGCICNLVLSSNAQILSLVPQLVNIFAQVAVSPVETPEVKVHIGRAFSHLISLYGHQMQPLLGNLPPAHANALAAIAPKS; encoded by the exons ATGGCGCAGTCGCTGGAGCTTTTGTTGATTCAATTCCTGATGCCGGACAACGACGCTCGGCGGCAGGCGGAGGATCAAATTAAGCGGTTGGCGAAGGATCCACAGGTGGTGCCTTCCCTAATACACCACCTCCGCACAGCCAAGACCCCGAATGTCCGCCAACTCGCCGCTGTTCTCCTCCGGAAGAAGATCACCGGGCACTGGGGAAAGTTATCACCGCAGCTCCGCCAGCTAGTCAAACAGTCACTCATTGAAAGTATTACTGTGGAACACAG TCCTCCGGTGAGGCGAGCTAGTGCAAATGTGGTTAGTATCATCGCAAAATATGCTGTCCCGGCTGGAGAATGGCCTGATTTGTTGCCATTTCTATTCCAATGTAGTCAAAGCGCACAAGAAGAGCATAGAGAA GTGGCATTGATACTCTTCAGCTCATTGACAGAAACTATTGGGAATTCATTTCGGCCGTACTTTGCAGATTTGCAATCTCTGCTACTGAAGTGCCTACAAGATGAGACCAGTAATCGTGTTAGAGTTGCTGCTCTCAA GGCAGTTGGTTCTTTTCTAGAGTTCACTCATGACGAGGCAGAAGTA ATCAAGTTCAGAGAGTTTATTCCCAGCATTTTGAATGTATCGAGGCAATGCCTTGCTTCTGGTGAAGAGGATGTTGCTGTCATTGCCTTCGAGATATTTGATGAGTTAATCGAGTCCCCTGCTCCTCTTCTTGGGGAGTCTGTAAAAGCCATAGTTCAATTTTCTCTTGAAGTTTGTGCTAGTCCGAATCTGGAATCTAATACACGCCATCAG GCgattcaaataatttcatggcttgcaaaatataaatcaagttCGCTCAAAAAGTATAAGCTGGTTGGACCGATCCTGCAAATTATGTGCCCTTTACTTGCAGAATCAACTAACCGGGATGAGGATGATGATCTTGCACCTGACCGAGCTGCTGCAGAAGTTATTGATACGATGGCTTTGAATCTGCCAAAGCAAGTATTTCCGCCTGTTTTTGAATTTGCTTCCTTAAGCAGTCAGAATGCCAATCCGAAGTTCAGGGAAGCTTCAGTTACAGCTTTAGGTGTTATTTCGGAGGGTTGTTTGGAGTTGATGAAAGACAAACTGGAACCTGTTCTTCATATTACTTTGGGGGCTCTTAGAGATCCTGAACAAATGGTACGAGGGGCTGCGTCCTTTGCTCTTGGTCAATTCGCTGAGCATCTACAGCCTGAAATTGTATCTCACCATGAAAGTGTTCTTCCATGTATTTTGAATGCTCTAGAGGATACATCTGATGAAGTCAAG gAGAAGTCTTATTATGCATTGGCAGCATTTTGTGAGAACATGGGTGAAGAAATTCTTCCTTTTCTAGATCCTTTGATGGGAAAACTACTTGGCGCCCTCCAAAGTAGCCCACGTAATTTGCAGGAGACGTGCATG TCTGCAATCGGTTCAGTGGCATCTGCTGCAGAACAAGCTTTTGTTCCATATGCTGAAAGGGTTCTCGAGTTGATGAAAATCTTTATGGTACTTACTAATGATGAGGACCTTCGGTCACGAGCAAGGGCTACCGAGTTGGCGGGAATAGTTGCAATGTCTGTTGGGAGGTTAAGAATGGAACCAATTTTGCCTGCCTTCGTCGAAGCTGCAATATCT GGTTTTGTGTTGGAGTTTAGTGAGCTTCGAGAGTACACTCATGGATTCTTCAGCAATGTGGCCGAACTTTTAGAAGATGGGTTCACTCag TACCTTCCACATGTAGTTCCTCTGGCCTTTTCGTCCTGCAACCTTGATGATGGCTCTGCTGTGGATATTGATGATTCTGATGAGGATGAAAATGTCAATGGTTTTGGTGGTGTCTCATCTGATGACGAAGCACATGATGAACCAAGAGTTCGTAATATTAGTGTAAGAACAGgtgttttggatgaaaaagCAGCTGCTACTCAAGCCCTTGGCTTATTTGCTCTGCACACAAAGAGCTCCTACGCACC GTACATAGAGGAGACTCTGAAGATTCTAGTTAGGCACTCGACATACTTTCACGAGGATGTTCGTCTTCAGGCTATAATTTCACTGAAAT ATATTTTGACAGCCATACGAGCAGTTTTCCAGAATCATAAT GAAGGAATTACAAAGATTAAAGAGGTTCTTG ATACTGtgatgaatatttatataaagacAATGTCTGAAGATGATGACAAGGAAGTTGTTGCTCAAGCCTGCATGAGCATTGCCGACATCACCAATGATTTTGGATATATGGCTGTTGAGCCTT ACATGCCTCGCCTTGTTGAAGCCACTTTGGTACTGCTTAGAGAGGAATCTAGTTGTCAGTTGATAGAATCGGACAGTGAGATAGATGACGATGATAAGGAGCATGATGAAGTGCTCATGGACGCAGTGTCTGACCTCCTTCCAGCATTTGCAAAG AAACAATCACGCCCACCACAAGACAGGACAATGGTTGTTGCAACCCTTGCAGAAGTTGCTCAGCATATGGGTGCTCCAATTGCTGGCTATGTTGAT GCTGTGATGCATCTTGTACTCAAAGAATTAGGATCCCCTGAGGCAACCAATCGAAGAAATGCTGCATTTTGTGTGGGTGAGCTGTGCAAAAATGGTGGCAACTCAGTTCTGAA atacTATGCTGATGTTTTACCTCGCCTTTATCCATTATTTGGGGAATCTGAGCCAGATAATGCGGTGAGGGACAATGCCGCTGGTGCAGTGGCAAGGATGATAATGGCTCACCCAGAGTCCATTCCACTTAACCAG GTGCTACCTGTTTTGCTGCAAGTGCTTCCATTGAAAGAGGATTACGAAGAATCTACATCAGTATATGGATGCATATGTAATCTAGTTTTATCATCTAATGCTCAG ATACTGTCTTTGGTCCCACAGCTGGTTAATATATTTGCGCAAGTCGCTGTGTCACCCGTTGAAACTCCTGAAGTTAAGGTGCATATAGGCAGAGCATTCTCTCACCTGATATCACTTTATGGTCATCAAATGCAGCCTCTTTTGGGCAACCTTCCACCTGCACATGCCAATGCTCTAGCAGCAATTGCACCTAAGAGTTGA
- the LOC105169132 gene encoding importin-4 isoform X3, which translates to MAQSLELLLIQFLMPDNDARRQAEDQIKRLAKDPQVVPSLIHHLRTAKTPNVRQLAAVLLRKKITGHWGKLSPQLRQLVKQSLIESITVEHSPPVRRASANVVSIIAKYAVPAGEWPDLLPFLFQCSQSAQEEHREVALILFSSLTETIGNSFRPYFADLQSLLLKCLQDETSNRVRVAALKAVGSFLEFTHDEAEVIKFREFIPSILNVSRQCLASGEEDVAVIAFEIFDELIESPAPLLGESVKAIVQFSLEVCASPNLESNTRHQAIQIISWLAKYKSSSLKKYKLVGPILQIMCPLLAESTNRDEDDDLAPDRAAAEVIDTMALNLPKQVFPPVFEFASLSSQNANPKFREASVTALGVISEGCLELMKDKLEPVLHITLGALRDPEQMVRGAASFALGQFAEHLQPEIVSHHESVLPCILNALEDTSDEVKEKSYYALAAFCENMGEEILPFLDPLMGKLLGALQSSPRNLQETCMSAIGSVASAAEQAFVPYAERVLELMKIFMVLTNDEDLRSRARATELAGIVAMSVGRLRMEPILPAFVEAAISGFVLEFSELREYTHGFFSNVAELLEDGFTQYLPHVVPLAFSSCNLDDGSAVDIDDSDEDENVNGFGGVSSDDEAHDEPRVRNISVRTGVLDEKAAATQALGLFALHTKSSYAPYIEETLKILVRHSTYFHEDVRLQAIISLKYILTAIRAVFQNHNEGITKIKEVLDTVMNIYIKTMSEDDDKEVVAQACMSIADITNDFGYMAVEPYMPRLVEATLVLLREESSCQLIESDSEIDDDDKEHDEVLMDAVSDLLPAFAKVPGIGYYRNNHAHHKTGQWLLQPLQKLLSIWVLQLLAMLML; encoded by the exons ATGGCGCAGTCGCTGGAGCTTTTGTTGATTCAATTCCTGATGCCGGACAACGACGCTCGGCGGCAGGCGGAGGATCAAATTAAGCGGTTGGCGAAGGATCCACAGGTGGTGCCTTCCCTAATACACCACCTCCGCACAGCCAAGACCCCGAATGTCCGCCAACTCGCCGCTGTTCTCCTCCGGAAGAAGATCACCGGGCACTGGGGAAAGTTATCACCGCAGCTCCGCCAGCTAGTCAAACAGTCACTCATTGAAAGTATTACTGTGGAACACAG TCCTCCGGTGAGGCGAGCTAGTGCAAATGTGGTTAGTATCATCGCAAAATATGCTGTCCCGGCTGGAGAATGGCCTGATTTGTTGCCATTTCTATTCCAATGTAGTCAAAGCGCACAAGAAGAGCATAGAGAA GTGGCATTGATACTCTTCAGCTCATTGACAGAAACTATTGGGAATTCATTTCGGCCGTACTTTGCAGATTTGCAATCTCTGCTACTGAAGTGCCTACAAGATGAGACCAGTAATCGTGTTAGAGTTGCTGCTCTCAA GGCAGTTGGTTCTTTTCTAGAGTTCACTCATGACGAGGCAGAAGTA ATCAAGTTCAGAGAGTTTATTCCCAGCATTTTGAATGTATCGAGGCAATGCCTTGCTTCTGGTGAAGAGGATGTTGCTGTCATTGCCTTCGAGATATTTGATGAGTTAATCGAGTCCCCTGCTCCTCTTCTTGGGGAGTCTGTAAAAGCCATAGTTCAATTTTCTCTTGAAGTTTGTGCTAGTCCGAATCTGGAATCTAATACACGCCATCAG GCgattcaaataatttcatggcttgcaaaatataaatcaagttCGCTCAAAAAGTATAAGCTGGTTGGACCGATCCTGCAAATTATGTGCCCTTTACTTGCAGAATCAACTAACCGGGATGAGGATGATGATCTTGCACCTGACCGAGCTGCTGCAGAAGTTATTGATACGATGGCTTTGAATCTGCCAAAGCAAGTATTTCCGCCTGTTTTTGAATTTGCTTCCTTAAGCAGTCAGAATGCCAATCCGAAGTTCAGGGAAGCTTCAGTTACAGCTTTAGGTGTTATTTCGGAGGGTTGTTTGGAGTTGATGAAAGACAAACTGGAACCTGTTCTTCATATTACTTTGGGGGCTCTTAGAGATCCTGAACAAATGGTACGAGGGGCTGCGTCCTTTGCTCTTGGTCAATTCGCTGAGCATCTACAGCCTGAAATTGTATCTCACCATGAAAGTGTTCTTCCATGTATTTTGAATGCTCTAGAGGATACATCTGATGAAGTCAAG gAGAAGTCTTATTATGCATTGGCAGCATTTTGTGAGAACATGGGTGAAGAAATTCTTCCTTTTCTAGATCCTTTGATGGGAAAACTACTTGGCGCCCTCCAAAGTAGCCCACGTAATTTGCAGGAGACGTGCATG TCTGCAATCGGTTCAGTGGCATCTGCTGCAGAACAAGCTTTTGTTCCATATGCTGAAAGGGTTCTCGAGTTGATGAAAATCTTTATGGTACTTACTAATGATGAGGACCTTCGGTCACGAGCAAGGGCTACCGAGTTGGCGGGAATAGTTGCAATGTCTGTTGGGAGGTTAAGAATGGAACCAATTTTGCCTGCCTTCGTCGAAGCTGCAATATCT GGTTTTGTGTTGGAGTTTAGTGAGCTTCGAGAGTACACTCATGGATTCTTCAGCAATGTGGCCGAACTTTTAGAAGATGGGTTCACTCag TACCTTCCACATGTAGTTCCTCTGGCCTTTTCGTCCTGCAACCTTGATGATGGCTCTGCTGTGGATATTGATGATTCTGATGAGGATGAAAATGTCAATGGTTTTGGTGGTGTCTCATCTGATGACGAAGCACATGATGAACCAAGAGTTCGTAATATTAGTGTAAGAACAGgtgttttggatgaaaaagCAGCTGCTACTCAAGCCCTTGGCTTATTTGCTCTGCACACAAAGAGCTCCTACGCACC GTACATAGAGGAGACTCTGAAGATTCTAGTTAGGCACTCGACATACTTTCACGAGGATGTTCGTCTTCAGGCTATAATTTCACTGAAAT ATATTTTGACAGCCATACGAGCAGTTTTCCAGAATCATAAT GAAGGAATTACAAAGATTAAAGAGGTTCTTG ATACTGtgatgaatatttatataaagacAATGTCTGAAGATGATGACAAGGAAGTTGTTGCTCAAGCCTGCATGAGCATTGCCGACATCACCAATGATTTTGGATATATGGCTGTTGAGCCTT ACATGCCTCGCCTTGTTGAAGCCACTTTGGTACTGCTTAGAGAGGAATCTAGTTGTCAGTTGATAGAATCGGACAGTGAGATAGATGACGATGATAAGGAGCATGATGAAGTGCTCATGGACGCAGTGTCTGACCTCCTTCCAGCATTTGCAAAG gtCCCTGGAATTGGCTATTACAGAAACAATCACGCCCACCACAAGACAGGACAATGGTTGTTGCAACCCTTGCAGAAGTTGCTCAGCATATGGGTGCTCCAATTGCTGGCTATGTTGAT GCTGTGA